Proteins found in one Aspergillus chevalieri M1 DNA, chromosome 2, nearly complete sequence genomic segment:
- a CDS encoding putative ubiquitin conjugating enzyme (UbcB) (COG:O;~EggNog:ENOG410PPYQ;~InterPro:IPR016135,IPR000608;~PFAM:PF00179), with product MGSQKRIAKELAELVESPPEGIKVELANEADLYDWKVYLNGPENSPFHNGTFLVKLKFPNEYPFKPPAVNFATKIYHPNVTNDEKGSMCLGMLRPDEWKPSSRVVAVLQFARQLLAEPMPDDAVEGRIAEQYKNDWARYEEVARDWTRRYANEKA from the exons ATGGGCAGTCAAAAGCGGATAGCAAAG GAGCTAGCTGAGCTCGTCGAATCCCCTCCCGAAGGCATCAAAGTCGAGCTTGCAAACGAAGCAGACCTCTACGACTGGAAAGTCTACTTGAACGGCCCCGAAAACTCTCCTTTCCAC AACGGCACGTTCCTAGTCAAACTCAAGTTCCCCAACGAATACCCCTTCAAGCCCCCCGCGGTCAACTTCGCAACGAAGATCTACCACCCGAACGTTACAAATGATGAAAAAGGAAGCATGTGTCTGGGAATGCTGAGGCCTGACGAGTGGAAGCCCAGTTCGCGAGTCGTCGCTGTACTGCAGTTCGCTCGTCAGCTGCTGGCGGAACCGATGCCGGATGATGCTGTTGAGGGACGGATTGCGGAGCAGTATAAGAATGATTGGGCGCGGTATGAGGAGGTGGCGAGGGATTGGACACGTCGGTATGCGAACGAGAAGGCATGA
- a CDS encoding putative GTPase activating protein (Gyp3) (COG:U;~EggNog:ENOG410PFC7;~InterPro:IPR035969,IPR000195;~PFAM:PF00566), with product MVTENGEFRYPPRVGEFDIPSRRRVPPPPRLDPLRFHPPAPPSRPATSHSQGAHSRSNSPRLPPAPFRARGPLPHGYWPPPPEELVSPCPSPQFGPDYNVYYDFDPPRATHRAPTFPAVPHEPVPTWRHMDGEGDRPSRRKMPPGRAGLRISMSASRMNHQKRAKGQHSRERRPTDTSHPQALGLPRATPSSSLDAYGGNDALRSSVNSAMTSRSSIEQNSGTERSSVLTKSSSITDLSPDTPDGPEKDGGMSVEDAISMYLDGFSDVTEEPSSPDLHAEDKSRPSSPRPSTTMTMDTFDEQSPDMNPMEGLPPVPPLPEMQPMGQNPPHQELLNDQSSIHETSNEHSHETYHHEPTSPAKDPGIARQESTIVVPGIVPPPLLPGTDSRDRYGFRKASNHVPIERYDAWSRSYSSFAANRKVKWAELLREHGLETKEPTRFPPKSSRVKRFVRKGIPSEYRGAAWFYYAGGFELLSRNPGLYDELVQKAMISPSNDDKEHIERDLHRTFPDNVHFKPEQGASSGSSNPQGTVVETQMIQSLRRVLYAYALHNPKVGYTQSLNFITGMLLLFLPEEKAFWMLHIVTSLYLPGTHEISLEGANIDLWILMVLLKESMPNVYSKIAATGPGSNKARVPALTVHSRLPDITLGLTNWLMSIFIGTLPLETTLRVWDVFFYEGSKTFFRVSLAIFKACEKDILAVSDPMEVFQVVQTVPKKLLDANTLLDDCFVRRHRVGQGRIDELRAQRRAAVRQDKIRRSMALTQGQLQAATDEWPTQRSRTPIPGLERSIADSWRHMRRHHHAVR from the coding sequence ATGGTCACAGAAAATGGAGAATTTCGATATCCGCCTCGTGTGGGCGAATTTGATATCCCCAGCCGTCGCAGAGtcccccctcctccacgCCTCGATCCGTTAAGATTCCATCCTCCTGCGCCTCCTTCGCGTCCCGCGACCTCTCATTCCCAAGGCGCTCATTCTCGTTCCAACTCCCCTCGTTTACCGCCGGCTCCGTTTAGAGCAAGAGGCCCTCTCCCCCACGGGTATTGGCCACCACCGCCGGAAGAGCTAGTGTCACCGTGTCCATCGCCTCAGTTTGGCCCGGATTATAACGTTTATTACGACTTTGACCCGCCAAGAGCGACACACCGGGCCCCAACATTTCCCGCGGTTCCTCACGAGCCCGTCCCGACATGGCGCCATATGGACGGCGAAGGCGACCGCCCGTCCCGCCGGAAGATGCCTCCTGGTCGGGCTGGCTTGCGAATTTCCATGTCTGCCTCTCGCATGAATCATCAAAAGCGTGCCAAGGGCCAACATTCCCGCGAGCGTCGTCCAACTGATACCAGTCATCCTCAGGCATTGGGCTTGCCGCGTGCTACGCCAAGTAGTTCGCTGGATGCCTATGGGGGAAATGACGCTCTTCGATCTAGTGTCAACTCAGCAATGACCTCGCGCTCCAGCATCGAACAAAACAGTGGAACGGAGCGTAGCAGTGTTTTGACGAAAAGCAGCTCCATCACCGACCTTTCACCTGATACCCCCGATGGACCGGAGAAGGATGGTGGTATGAGCGTCGAAGATGCCATTTCGATGTATTTGGATGGCTTCAGCGATGTGACGGAAGAGCCGTCGTCACCAGATCTCCATGCGGAAGACAAATCGCGCCCGTCGAGCCCAAGGCCGTCTACAACAATGACCATGGACACCTTCGATGAACAGTCACCCGACATGAACCCTATGGAAGGCCTCCCTCCTGTGCCACCACTTCCGGAAATGCAGCCCATGGGCCAAAACCCACCGCACCAGGAGCTCCTCAATGATCAATCGTCGATTCACGAAACCTCTAATGAACATTCTCATGAAACCTACCATCACGAGCCGACATCCCCCGCCAAGGACCCAGGTATTGCTAGGCAAGAATCCACAATTGTCGTTCCTGGTATCGTTCCGCCACCGCTTCTGCCAGGAACTGACTCGCGAGAccgctatggattccgaaaAGCCAGTAACCATGTCCCGATCGAGCGCTACGATGCCTGGAGTCGCTCTTATTCCTCCTTTGCGGCCAACCGGAAAGTGAAATGGGCGGAGCTTCTCAGGGAACATGGGTTGGAAACGAAGGAACCAACACGGTTTCCGCCGAAGTCCTCGCGTGTGAAGCGCTTCGTGCGTAAGGGTATCCCGTCCGAATACCGAGGTGCTGCATGGTTCTATTACGCCGGAGGCTTTGAGCTTCTGAGCCGGAATCCGGGGTTGTACGATGAATTGGTCCAGAAGGCCATGATATCACCCTCCAACGATGACAAGGAACACATTGAGCGCGACCTCCATCGAACGTTTCCCGACAACGTTCACTTCAAGCCTGAGCAGGGTGCCAGCTCTGGTAGCAGCAACCCGCAGGGTACGGTGGTCGAGACCCAAATGATCCAGTCTCTTCGGCGCGTCCTATACGCATATGCGCTTCACAACCCGAAAGTCGGCTACACCCAGTCGCTCAACTTCATCACAGGAATGCTTTTGCTGTTCCTTCCCGAGGAAAAGGCGTTCTGGATGCTGCACATCGTTACGTCTTTGTACCTTCCGGGAACACACGAAATTAGTCTGGAGGGAGCGAATATCGACCTTTGGATTCTCATGGTTCTGCTCAAGGAATCGATGCCGAATGTCTACAGCAAAATCGCGGCCACGGGTCCTGGTAGCAACAAGGCCCGCGTTCCGGCTCTCACCGTCCACTCGCGACTGCCTGATATCACTCTTGGATTGACGAATTGGCTCATGTCGATTTTCATTGGAACTTTGCCATTGGAAACGACCTTGCGTGTTTGGGACGTCTTCTTCTACGAAGGCTCCAAGACGTTCTTCCGTGTGTCCCTGGCTATATTCAAGGCATGCGAAAAGGACATTCTTGCCGTCTCTGACCCCATGGAGGTGTTCCAGGTTGTTCAAACAGTTCCCAAGAAATTACTAGATGCCAATACACTGCTGGACGATTGTTTTGTCCGACGCCATCGCGTGGGACAAGGCCGAATCGATGAATTGCGGGCGCAGCGACGGGCGGCCGTCCGACAGGATAAGATCCGACGATCCATGGCGCTGACGCAGGGCCAGCTTCAAGCGGCTACTGATGAATGGCCGACCCAGCGATCGCGCACTCCGATCCCGGGGCTTGAACGCAGTATCGCAGATTCATGGCGACACATGAGAAGACATCATCACGCAGTCCGGTGA
- a CDS encoding kinesin family protein (COG:Z;~EggNog:ENOG410PGNR;~InterPro:IPR036961,IPR027417,IPR027640,IPR001752;~PFAM:PF00225,PF16796;~go_function: GO:0003777 - microtubule motor activity [Evidence IEA];~go_function: GO:0005524 - ATP binding [Evidence IEA];~go_function: GO:0008017 - microtubule binding [Evidence IEA];~go_process: GO:0007018 - microtubule-based movement [Evidence IEA]) translates to MISTSKASQTSLFQVYLRLRPPISQQNNIQPDRCLIVDPPEHNIEHAEDDQDAPLPATTHITLQPPADSKKRAVERFGFTQVFDESASQIDVFQDTGMDDIIRGVLLEGRDGLIATLGVTGSGKSHTILGSKSQRGLTQMSLDVIFKALEPTMKPPDNSINPNLLASVAASDPGEAQIFTAQTFLEAVYGDPNTERGRNSRAQTPISSSRGNTPLVDPMPALIFPRRQMPQRPSMLPRVPDVSKFAPDLNPKSEYMVLVSMYEVYNDRIFDLLSPAITPGQGSSRQAVNNQKDRRRPVMFKYTERSPDRKVVASLRKIACSTYEEALAILDVGLAERKVTGTGANSVSSRSHGFFCLEVKRRMRHKITGEETWVGNTLTVADLAGSERARTAKTAGSTLAEAGKINESLMYLGQCLQMQSEIKDGKAALVPFRQCKLTELLFSNSFPSSNSSHSRGPQKAVMIVTADPLGDYNATSQILRYSALAKDVAVARAPSPAESIFSATLHSPRVSDHGWNSPDPALNGELEDALAVISRLTSENESLSVRLTQEEIARAELEMHLKASDERCLMIEQEVREECWAEMDEKMEEERKRWQSAWDDQTGRNDEHMDKKIELLSRGFQINEDPEPPADEKYQFLEFENDQLRAKITALERELNCRSPTKQPTRPRTRNALKSSRNSNLLGRESDIESALRHMDQLKLSENLFAPAVTAGPGGSPGKRTRKMATRKWDLAPEDEI, encoded by the exons ATGATTTCCACTTCCAAAGCTTCGCAAACCTCCCTGTTTCAAGTTTATCTCCGTCTTCGGCCGCCGATTTCCCAGCAAAACAATATCCAACCGGATCGTTGCTTGATTGTTGATCCTCCGGAGCATAATATCGAGCATGCAGAAGATGACCAGGATGCTCCGCTCCCGGCTACTACCCACATCACGCTGCAGCCTCCCGCGGATTCGAAGAAACGAGCTGTGGAGAGATTCGGATTTACTCAGGTTTTTGACGAGTCGGCATCGCAAATAGATGTTTTTCAGGATACGGGCATGGATGACATAATTAGGGGTGTATTGCTTGAGGGTCGAGATGGATTGATCGCTACGCTGGGTGTTACAGGGAGTGGAAAG AGTCACACCATTCTCGGCTCAAAGTCGCAAAGAGGACTTACGCAGATGTCCCTGGACGTGATCTTCAAAGCGTTGGAGCCCACTATGAAGCCACCGGACAACTCAATCAACCCCAACCTATTAGCATCCGTGGCCGCATCGGATCCCGGCGAGGCCCAGATTTTTACGGCTCAGACTTTCCTCGAAGCAGTCTACGGCGACCCGAATACAGAACGCGGCAGGAACTCGAGAGCCCAAACCCCGATTAGCTCGTCTAGAGGCAATACCCCTTTGGTG GACCCGATGCCCGCCCTGATCTTCCCCCGCCGACAGATGCCACAGCGCCCTAGCATGTTGCCCCGAGTACCTGATGTTAGTAAATTTGCTCCAGATTTGAACCCGAAGTCCGAGTATATGGTTCTCGTCTCGATGTACGAAGTCTATAATGACCGAATTTTTGATCTTTTGTCCCCCGCCATTACACCTGGGCAAGGAAGTTCCCGCCAAGCGGTAAACAACCAGAAGGACCGACGACGGCCTGTCATGTTTAAGTACACCGAAAGGTCACCCGATCGGAAGGTTGTTGCTTCATTGAGAAAAATCGCTTGTAGCACCTATGAAGAGGCCCTCGCTATTCTCGATGTCGGGCTTGCGGAACGGAAGGTTACTGGAACCGGTGCAAACAGTGTCAGTTCTCGGAGCCATGGATTCTTTTGTCTTGAGGTCAAGAGAAGGATGAGGCATAAGATCACTGGCGAGGAGACATGGGTCGGAAATACTCTTACTGTTGCTGATCTTGCTG GATCTGAGCGAGCAAGGACTGCCAAAACTGCTGGCTCAACTCTTGCTGAAGCCGGAAAGATCAACGAAAGTCTGATGTATCTGGGACAGTGCTTACAGATGCAAAGCGAAATCAAAGACGGCAAAGCGGCTCTTGTTCCATTCAGACAGTGCAAGCTAACTGAGCTGCTATTCTCCAATTCATTCCCATCCTCAAACTCGTCTCATAGCCGTGGACCACAAAAAGCAGTCATGATAGTCACAGCCGATCCTCTAGGAGACTACAATGCTACTTCGCAGATCCTCCGCTACTCCGCTCTGGCCAAGGACGTTGCCGTGGCTCGTGCACCTTCACCAGCTGAGAGTATCTTCTCTGCTACCTTGCATTCCCCGAGGGTATCAGACCATGGCTGGAATTCACCAGACCCAGCCTTAAACGGAGAGCTTGAAGACGCCTTGGCTGTAATTTCACGATTGACCTCTGAAAACGAAAGTCTCTCTGTGCGCCTTACACAAGAAGAAATCGCACGTGCAGAGCTTGAGATGCATCTGAAAGCAAGCGACGAAAGATGTCTCATGATCGAGCAAGAAGTGCGAGAGGAATGCTGGGCTGAGATGGACGAAAagatggaagaagaaaggaagaggtGGCAGAGTGCATGGGATGACCAGACCGGGCGCAACGATGAGCACATGGATAAGAAGATCGAACTGCTCTCTCGTGGCTTCCAGA TCAACGAAGACCCCGAACCACCCGCAGATGAAAAATACCAATTCCTCGAATTCGAAAACGACCAACTCCGCGCCAAGATCACCGCCCTCGAGCGCGAACTAAACTGCCGCTCCCCGACAAAACAACCAACAAGACCAAGGACCAGGAACGCCCTCAAATCATCCCGGAACTCGAACCTTCTTGGCCGCGAGAGTGATATTGAGTCTGCGCTTCGCCATATGGATCAGCTTAAGTTGAGTGAGAATCTGTTCGCTCCTGCTGTTACGGCTGGCCCGGGGGGTTCGCCGGGTAAGCGGACTAGGAAGATGGCGACAAGGAAATGGGATTTGGCGCCTGAGGATGAGATTTGA
- the sec11 gene encoding signal peptidase complex catalytic subunit SEC11 (COG:U;~EggNog:ENOG410PJU3;~InterPro:IPR036286,IPR019756,IPR001733;~MEROPS:MER0000602;~go_component: GO:0016020 - membrane [Evidence IEA];~go_component: GO:0016021 - integral component of membrane [Evidence IEA];~go_function: GO:0004252 - serine-type endopeptidase activity [Evidence IEA];~go_function: GO:0008233 - peptidase activity [Evidence IEA];~go_process: GO:0006465 - signal peptide processing [Evidence IEA]), producing the protein MLSFLSSSMSSARQSLAQVLNFALVLSTAFMMWKGLSVATASSSPIVVVLSGSMEPAFQRGDLLFLWNRAPRAELGEVVVYNVRGKDIPIVHRVVRTFPEVEGKGKNVKEVEDASTVPNNMLLTKGDNNVADDTELYARGQDYLNREEDIVGSVRGYIPMVGYVTIMLSEHPWLKTVLLGIMGLTVMLQREQ; encoded by the exons ATGTTGTCCTTCCTATCGTCAAGCATGTCCAGTGCACGCCAGTCTCTGGCGCAAGTCCTCAACTTCGCGCTGGTTCTCTCAACGGCCTTTATGATGTGGAAGGGGCTCTCGGTGGCTACGGCCTCATCTTCGCCCATTGTCGTTGTCCTGTCGGGGTCTATGGAACCTGCTTTCCAGAGAGGCGACTTGCTCTTCTTGTGGAACCGGGCTCCGCGCGCTGAACTGGGAGAGGTTGTGGTTTACAATGTCAGGGGAAAAGATATCCCGATCGTGCACCGTGTTGTGAGGACATTCCCTGAGGTCGAGGGGAAGGGAAAGAATGTcaaggaggttgagga TGCCTCGACGGTGCCAAACAACATGCTATTGACCAAGGGAGACAACAACGTCGCCGATGACACTGAGCTCTACGCGCGCGGCCAGGACTATTTGAACCGGGAGGAGGATATTGTGGGTAGCGTGCGAGGGTATATTCCGATGGTTGGATATGTGACTATCATGCTCAGTGAGCATCCTTGGCTCAAGACGGTGTTGCTGGGCATTATGGGGTTGACGGTGATGCTGCAACGGGAGCAATAG
- a CDS encoding uncharacterized protein (COG:S;~EggNog:ENOG410PKSM;~InterPro:IPR000210,IPR011333;~PFAM:PF00651;~go_function: GO:0005515 - protein binding [Evidence IEA]), translating into MSMFRRSFTVKDEPSKTGRWIRKRHGKHSRHDKLKAQSRMDSLTERPISNPAVTFVVSSERRLFVGHEHVIARSPYFRSILRDLSMVGAYANKVVELPDEDPEIFSCVLEFLYKGDYYPRLTHNELENAHDSKTFDRIASKATILHTRTRDEVLRDTVVYCAAEKYGLTDLKQLALCKQGFHVGIPIPIILRSARYAYENTPDSDADLRAHYLVMVIRAREMFKTSGTMEMEMEKGHAWFFDLFVAMCNHIDDLEDVCKQQTFKSS; encoded by the exons ATGTCCATGTTTAGACGCTCCTTTACGGTGAAAGACGAACCGAGTAAGACGGGCCGGTGGATTAGGAAGAGACATGGGAAACACAGCAGACATGACAAGTTGAAGGCGCAGAGCAGGATGGACAGCTTGACTGAACG TCCTATTTCAAACCCCGCAGTCACTTTCGTCGTGAGCTCGGAAAGACGTCTCTTCGTCGGCCACGAACATGTCATCGCCCGTTCTCCCTACTTCCGCAGTATCCTACGAGATCTGTCCATGGTTGGAGCTTATGCAAACAAGGTGGTGGAGCTGCCAGACGA AGACCCAGAAATATTCTCCTGTGTTCTCGAATTTCTCTACAAAGGCGACTACTACCCCCGCCTAACACACAACGAACTCGAGAATGCTCATGACAGCAAGACCTTCGACCGCATCGCAAGCAAAGCAACCATCCTCCACACCCGAACCCGCGACGAAGTCCTCAGAGACACCGTAGTGTACTGCGCAGCAGAAAAGTACGGCCTGACAGACCTCAAACAGCTGGCACTCTGCAAGCAGGGTTTTCACGTCGGGATTCCGATTCCTATTATCTTGCGCTCTGCTCGGTACGCGTATGAGAACACGCCGGATTCGGATGCGGATTTGCGTGCTCATTACTTGGTTATGGTTATAAGGGCGAGAGAGATGTTTAAGACGAGTGGgacgatggagatggagatggagaaggggCATGCGTGGTTTTTCGATCTGTTTGTTGCTATGTGCAATCATATCGATGATTTGGAGGATGTTTG CAAGCAGCAAACCTTCAAGTCCTCTTAA